The DNA region ttttcattttcagAACCCATTAGAATGTTGTGCTTTGCCAGATCTGGTAGAACCCTCCATAATGATGAACTGCTTCAGTAAATGGGGAGAGCAAACGAAACGGCAATCCAAAATGGACGGAATTCCACGTGGATGTGTGAGttaaaatttgatacattttcaaaactcgATTCATCTTTTCTTTCACATGATCAACAACAGTGTGTTGCCGAATGTGCTACAAACGCAACAAAACTcgttaaaaatggaaaaatcaaTCGTAAGGaaacccaaaaaatatttttggcctcATCGAAGAACAATCCCCAATGGCATTCGATAGTGAAGGACACGCTGGACGAATGTTTTGCAGAAGCTGATGCCAATAAGGAAGAAATTGAGGCCGGTGCCAAGTTGAAACCTAGCTACAAGGGCGAAAAGATTTGCCACCCAATCTCGGGTCACATTATTCGGTGCATGAggatgaaaatgttcaacaaGTGCCCGGGAAATGTTTTTCAAGAGAATAACCAAGATTGCATGAAGTTGAGGCAGTACCACGCCAAGTGTCCACTGAATTGATTTCGCATAAAGCTGTCACTATTGTATACAAATCAGTACACCAATTCACGATCACAACAGAGTTAGTAGTGTAATAAACCAACTTACACAAGCGGCTTGTCACGCAATGATAATTGTTTGTGCGTGACGGTCAGCAATCACAGtataattcaataaaataatagtttagaaaatatttgaaaatatctacCAAGTGCTGGacatttatttccaaatttacattaagaCCCAAAGTGTGTATTCAAATGCTAACGCTAacgtataatttaaaaaattagcaCCATGATTATGATTGTCATCTGATATTATCTTTAAACAATGAAAGAGTTGGAGGTACCTCGATAGCCATGATCATGACTTGGTCACCATGATAATGGAAATTTGGTCTCGTTACGTTTCCAACTAACGATGTCAAATATAGCAAATGATGACAAATATGATTACTCACCTCTGGGACGAACTCGTTGACAACTTCGAGTTTATGTAAATTGTAGTAAGGTACTAACcgcaatttttaattaaattattaaaatttaggcaatgttttaaaaggTTATGGGTGTTCAACATCTAACATATTCAGCCATTTGCACTAAACTATAATCACGAGTTTGAGGTTTGTAAATTACACATGCGACTTAAAAGAAAAAGCGTAACATTCAacctttcaatcaaaattttacatttttaaatttatattcaaaTAGATGAGCACTTCCCCTTGCATCATCAACGACCGAAGATGGGTGCAATTTCCCccggttttcattgaataattGCAACTGTGATATTTGTTCTCGCAAACAAGTGATTATCCCAAACCATAGGAATAAAAACTCTCCCGTTGGAGGCAGAAAGAATCAGTTtcgattttgacaaagaactttgtcctaagggctctattctggtgaggtgtcaatccagaaaaaacgaaaaatgtcgcgcgttacgaaaatgttgcatgcttggtactgcgGAAGGGGTCTGCAAcgaatgaaatgtggcaacaatggtgcagcattctcgcgtgacagttccaagaaagcaggagacgaggcaaaatttgcaccatgttgcaaCATTTCATgctaactatataagctaacagatagcctctgaacaattttagttttattcgaaaatccgtcagagacggatcgacggtggtaattttattgctcacacacacatgcacacattgaaaga from Culex quinquefasciatus strain JHB chromosome 3, VPISU_Cqui_1.0_pri_paternal, whole genome shotgun sequence includes:
- the LOC6032838 gene encoding uncharacterized protein LOC6032838, with amino-acid sequence MFRNSIAVFIFILSVTICMTTNPCSEGPQVEKNPLECCALPDLVEPSIMMNCFSKWGEQTKRQSKMDGIPRGCCVAECATNATKLVKNGKINRKETQKIFLASSKNNPQWHSIVKDTLDECFAEADANKEEIEAGAKLKPSYKGEKICHPISGHIIRCMRMKMFNKCPGNVFQENNQDCMKLRQYHAKCPLN